A region from the Triticum aestivum cultivar Chinese Spring chromosome 3D, IWGSC CS RefSeq v2.1, whole genome shotgun sequence genome encodes:
- the LOC123077975 gene encoding ERI1 exoribonuclease 2 — MATIMAARGQGLEQDFDFFVVVDFEATCVKDARIFPQEIIEFPAVLVDGATGRIESAFRRYVRPKHHPVLTQFCRELTGIRQEDVDGGVDLGEALWLHDAWLKAATAGAGNKRSVRLAVVTWGDWDCRTMLEFECRFKGIEKPSYFDQWINLRVPFQAALGGGGRVNLQEAVRAAGLDWEGRLHCGLDDARNTARLLAELMRRGVKITITGSLAAPPPPMQKQPARTSPCGGSPALASAPPPIQQQPARTGPFGGSFALVPAPIQQKQQPPQPYMISPCGGSSATCLCYCGLASRGDVMHGKCFSGCASWSPAMGPVPPYFAWSN, encoded by the coding sequence ATGGCGACGATCATGGCGGCGCGCGGGCAGGGACTGGAGCAAGATTTCGATTTCTTCGTGGTGGTCGACTTCGAGGCGACGTGCGTGAAAGACGCGCGGATCTTCCCGCAAGAAATCATCGAGTTCCCCGCGGTGCTCGTCGACGGTGCTACCGGCCGCATCGAGTCTGCCTTTCGCAGGTACGTTCGTCCCAAACATCACCCTGTGCTGACCCAGTTTTGCAGGGAACTCACCGGCATCCGGCAGGAGGACGTCGACGGCGGAGTGGATCTCGGCGAGGCGCTCTGGCTGCACGACGCTTGGTTGAAGGCAGCGACGGCGGGGGCAGGGAACAAGAGGAGCGTCCGCTTGGCCGTCGTGACCTGGGGCGACTGGGACTGCCGCACCATGCTCGAGTTCGAGTGCCGCTTCAAGGGCATCGAGAAGCCCTCCTACTTCGATCAGTGGATCAATCTGAGAGTCCCCTTCCAGGCGGCGCTCGGCGGCGGAGGGCGGGTCAACCTGCAGGAAGCGGTCCGGGCGGCGGGGCTGGACTGGGAGGGCCGCCTGCACTGCGGGCTGGACGACGCGCGCAACACCGCGCGGCTGCTAGCTGAGCTCATGCGGCGCGGGGTCAAGATCACCATCACCGGCTCgctggcggcgccgccgccgccgatgcagAAGCAGCCGGCTCGCACAAGCCCTTGCGGTGGCTCACCGGCGCTGGCGTCGGCGCCGCCGCCGATCCAGCAGCAGCCGGCTCGCACAGGCCCTTTCGGTGGCTCGTTTGCGCTGGTGCCGGCGCCTATCCAGCAGAAGCAGCAGCCGCCGCAGCCTTACATGATCAGCCCCTGCGGTGGCTCCTCGGCGACGTGCTTGTGCTACTGCGGGCTGGCGAGCAGAGGAGACGTGATGCACGGGAAGTGCTTCTCGGGATGCGCTAGCTGGTCGCCGGCCATGGGACCCGTGCCCCCCTACTTCGCGTGGAGCAACTGA
- the LOC123077974 gene encoding WPP domain-associated protein isoform X1 produces the protein MWPCSLDFFPFSSSVSFGVPSNPSLANMAESSDVPLSGTNGSAVVQAESLGVPLSDTNGSASAHGEESLDVPVSDMNGSATVQDECSSEGNELIIVDEMDSLWDDVNTMVDISTFVTYSVIKGFVKDAEQEIGQQLASKDEEITLLNQKLLQLGNGSLSLPEGRDRKYDEIYSIRQQLDAISKSLLNSEWGLLGSQYNSDGAEDVSKQRGKEQPCRNGTTKEDSPRVPPEEVFGDLSCLKHMDQDALIAHFNKEMNHMKRQHDKVVQEKTEEIFTLKRKLLKKEGSNPWHLRNNKEFEQIRKKIGEVMARLDGLLLENNKRTTSGIKAETFAGQHDKSNALDSEIQQIHCAATNNQVEACAFLIQASHTTPIEPDHAEKIGMLESDIEDARMATIIREEIEMIVLREFVNEIEIRLHGNEMEYNMKQDICSVIQNEAVAEAVLNLNSALLKFNEERSCSEAVSTLQRQEIEKLKRAVDSFSKVVREKEAYQIKLGAMKGHMDLLSHRLDLLTVRVDKQDSCISEKNKEFDMIASRLEQALQDVRQNEIISSELLDRFRNATDSLKEVEKQNQYLRNVIQDKEKIFTSTIYKEKEFKERMTSLVESMREFENLVTYQQTIIANKIQHSESRFCLLKDQCKHLTKEGNLLKRKALRYKEISETRGSNLQKAELEVDLLGDEVEALTDLLAKIYIALDHYSPVLQHYSGVMETLNMIRKHISTTK, from the exons ATGTGGCCGTGTTCTCTAGATTTCTTTCCATTTTCTTCATCTGTTTCCTT TGGCGTGCCTTCAAATCCCAGCCTAGCAAACATGGCAGAGAGCTCGGATGTGCCACTCAGTGGCACCAATGGAAGTGCCGTTGTTCAGGCTGAGAGCTTGGGTGTGCCACTCAGTGACACCAACGGAAGTGCCAGTGCTCATGGTGAAGAGAGCTTGGATGTGCCAGTAAGTGACATGAATGGAAGTGCCACTGTTCAGGATGAATGTTCTTCGGAAGGAAATGAGTTAATCATCGTGGATGAGATGGACTCCTTGTGGGATGATGTAAATACCATGGTTGACATCTCAACATTCGTGACATACTCTGTCATCAAAGGGTTTGTAAAAGATGCAGAACAAGAAATAGGTCAGCAGCTTGCCTCCAAGGACGAAGAGATAACGTTGCTGAACCAAAAGCTGCTGCAGCTTGGAAATGGCAGCTTAAGTTTGCCTGAGGGTCGGGATAGAAAATATGATGAAATTTATAGTATTCGTCAACAGCTTGATGCGATTTCCAAGTCACTCTTGAATTCTGAGTGGGGGCTTTTGGGATCCCAGTATAACTCTGATGGTGCAGAAGATGTGAGTAAACAAAGAGGCAAGGAACAACCCTGTAGAAATGGTACAACAAAGGAAGACAGTCCTAGAGTCCCTCCTGAAGAGGTTTTTGGTGATCTGTCATGCCTGAAGCACATGGATCAGGATGCTTTGATAGCCCATTTTAATAAAGAGATGAATCATATGAAAAGGCAGCATGATAAGGTCGTGCAAGAGAAGACAGAAGAGATATTCACACTAAAGCGAAAACTGCTAAAAAAGGAAGGATCCAACCCATGGCATTTACGGAATAACAAAGAATTCGAGCAAATTAGAAAGAAAATCGGGGAAGTTATGGCAAGATTAGATGGCCTTCTCTTGGAGAATAATAAGAGAACCACTTCTGGCATCAAGGCAGAAACATTTGCTGGCCAACACGACAAGAGCAATGCTTTAGATTCTGAAATCCAGCAAATACATTGTGCTGCCACTAATAATCAAGTAGAAGCGTGTGCTTTTCTCATCCAGGCATCACACACTACACCCATAGAGCCAGATCATGCAGAGAAAATTGGAATGTTAGAATCTGATATTGAAGACGCCAGGATGGCAACCATCATTAGAGAAGAGATAGAGATGATTGTACTAAGAGAGTTCGTTAACGAAATAGAAATACGGTTGCATGGTAATGAGATGGAGtataacatgaagcaagacatttgTTCAGTCATTCAGAATGAAGCTGTAGCAGAAGCGGTGTTAAACCTCAACTCTGCATTGTTGaagttcaatgaggaaaggagctgCTCTGAAGCGGTATCGACTCTACAGAGGCAAGAGATTGAGAAACTGAAGCGAGCTGTTGACTCTTTCAGTAAAGTAGTGAGGGAAAAAGAGGCGTATCAGATCAAACTGGGAGCAATGAAGGGTCATATGGATTTATTATCCCATCGACTTGATTTACTTACAGTCAGAGTCGACAAGCAAGACTCTTGTATATCTGAAAAAAACAAGGAGTTTGATATGATTGCCAGCAGGCTGGAGCAAGCTCTGCAGGATGTACGTCAAAATGAGATCATTTCCAGTGAGTTGCTCGACAGATTTAGAAATGCTACAGACTCTCTAAAGGAGGTGGAGAAACAAAATCAATATTTACGTAACGTCATCCAAGATAAGGAGAAAATATTCACATCAACCATTTATAAAGAAAAGGAGTTCAAAGAACGCATGACAAGTCTTGTTGAATCTATGAGAGAGTTTGAGAATCTGGTTACATATCAACAAACTATCATTGCAAACAAAATTCAGCACAGTGAATCAAG GTTTTGTTTACTGAAAGACCAATGTAAACACCTCACGAAAGAAGGCAATCTTTTGAAAAGGAAGGCATTGCGATACAAGGAGATATCTGAGACAAGAGGCTCTAATCTTCAAAAGGCTGAGCTCGAG GTGGATTTACTTGGCGATGAGGTTGAGGCCTTAACGGATCTTCTTGCAAAAATTTATATTGCGCTCGACCACTATTCTCCAGTTTTGCAACACTATTCTGGG GTTATGGAGACCTTGAACATGATCAGGAAACACATAAGCACAACAAAGTGA
- the LOC123077974 gene encoding WPP domain-associated protein isoform X2, translated as MAESSDVPLSGTNGSAVVQAESLGVPLSDTNGSASAHGEESLDVPVSDMNGSATVQDECSSEGNELIIVDEMDSLWDDVNTMVDISTFVTYSVIKGFVKDAEQEIGQQLASKDEEITLLNQKLLQLGNGSLSLPEGRDRKYDEIYSIRQQLDAISKSLLNSEWGLLGSQYNSDGAEDVSKQRGKEQPCRNGTTKEDSPRVPPEEVFGDLSCLKHMDQDALIAHFNKEMNHMKRQHDKVVQEKTEEIFTLKRKLLKKEGSNPWHLRNNKEFEQIRKKIGEVMARLDGLLLENNKRTTSGIKAETFAGQHDKSNALDSEIQQIHCAATNNQVEACAFLIQASHTTPIEPDHAEKIGMLESDIEDARMATIIREEIEMIVLREFVNEIEIRLHGNEMEYNMKQDICSVIQNEAVAEAVLNLNSALLKFNEERSCSEAVSTLQRQEIEKLKRAVDSFSKVVREKEAYQIKLGAMKGHMDLLSHRLDLLTVRVDKQDSCISEKNKEFDMIASRLEQALQDVRQNEIISSELLDRFRNATDSLKEVEKQNQYLRNVIQDKEKIFTSTIYKEKEFKERMTSLVESMREFENLVTYQQTIIANKIQHSESRFCLLKDQCKHLTKEGNLLKRKALRYKEISETRGSNLQKAELEVDLLGDEVEALTDLLAKIYIALDHYSPVLQHYSGVMETLNMIRKHISTTK; from the exons ATGGCAGAGAGCTCGGATGTGCCACTCAGTGGCACCAATGGAAGTGCCGTTGTTCAGGCTGAGAGCTTGGGTGTGCCACTCAGTGACACCAACGGAAGTGCCAGTGCTCATGGTGAAGAGAGCTTGGATGTGCCAGTAAGTGACATGAATGGAAGTGCCACTGTTCAGGATGAATGTTCTTCGGAAGGAAATGAGTTAATCATCGTGGATGAGATGGACTCCTTGTGGGATGATGTAAATACCATGGTTGACATCTCAACATTCGTGACATACTCTGTCATCAAAGGGTTTGTAAAAGATGCAGAACAAGAAATAGGTCAGCAGCTTGCCTCCAAGGACGAAGAGATAACGTTGCTGAACCAAAAGCTGCTGCAGCTTGGAAATGGCAGCTTAAGTTTGCCTGAGGGTCGGGATAGAAAATATGATGAAATTTATAGTATTCGTCAACAGCTTGATGCGATTTCCAAGTCACTCTTGAATTCTGAGTGGGGGCTTTTGGGATCCCAGTATAACTCTGATGGTGCAGAAGATGTGAGTAAACAAAGAGGCAAGGAACAACCCTGTAGAAATGGTACAACAAAGGAAGACAGTCCTAGAGTCCCTCCTGAAGAGGTTTTTGGTGATCTGTCATGCCTGAAGCACATGGATCAGGATGCTTTGATAGCCCATTTTAATAAAGAGATGAATCATATGAAAAGGCAGCATGATAAGGTCGTGCAAGAGAAGACAGAAGAGATATTCACACTAAAGCGAAAACTGCTAAAAAAGGAAGGATCCAACCCATGGCATTTACGGAATAACAAAGAATTCGAGCAAATTAGAAAGAAAATCGGGGAAGTTATGGCAAGATTAGATGGCCTTCTCTTGGAGAATAATAAGAGAACCACTTCTGGCATCAAGGCAGAAACATTTGCTGGCCAACACGACAAGAGCAATGCTTTAGATTCTGAAATCCAGCAAATACATTGTGCTGCCACTAATAATCAAGTAGAAGCGTGTGCTTTTCTCATCCAGGCATCACACACTACACCCATAGAGCCAGATCATGCAGAGAAAATTGGAATGTTAGAATCTGATATTGAAGACGCCAGGATGGCAACCATCATTAGAGAAGAGATAGAGATGATTGTACTAAGAGAGTTCGTTAACGAAATAGAAATACGGTTGCATGGTAATGAGATGGAGtataacatgaagcaagacatttgTTCAGTCATTCAGAATGAAGCTGTAGCAGAAGCGGTGTTAAACCTCAACTCTGCATTGTTGaagttcaatgaggaaaggagctgCTCTGAAGCGGTATCGACTCTACAGAGGCAAGAGATTGAGAAACTGAAGCGAGCTGTTGACTCTTTCAGTAAAGTAGTGAGGGAAAAAGAGGCGTATCAGATCAAACTGGGAGCAATGAAGGGTCATATGGATTTATTATCCCATCGACTTGATTTACTTACAGTCAGAGTCGACAAGCAAGACTCTTGTATATCTGAAAAAAACAAGGAGTTTGATATGATTGCCAGCAGGCTGGAGCAAGCTCTGCAGGATGTACGTCAAAATGAGATCATTTCCAGTGAGTTGCTCGACAGATTTAGAAATGCTACAGACTCTCTAAAGGAGGTGGAGAAACAAAATCAATATTTACGTAACGTCATCCAAGATAAGGAGAAAATATTCACATCAACCATTTATAAAGAAAAGGAGTTCAAAGAACGCATGACAAGTCTTGTTGAATCTATGAGAGAGTTTGAGAATCTGGTTACATATCAACAAACTATCATTGCAAACAAAATTCAGCACAGTGAATCAAG GTTTTGTTTACTGAAAGACCAATGTAAACACCTCACGAAAGAAGGCAATCTTTTGAAAAGGAAGGCATTGCGATACAAGGAGATATCTGAGACAAGAGGCTCTAATCTTCAAAAGGCTGAGCTCGAG GTGGATTTACTTGGCGATGAGGTTGAGGCCTTAACGGATCTTCTTGCAAAAATTTATATTGCGCTCGACCACTATTCTCCAGTTTTGCAACACTATTCTGGG GTTATGGAGACCTTGAACATGATCAGGAAACACATAAGCACAACAAAGTGA